The Pseudomonas fluorescens genome includes a window with the following:
- a CDS encoding SMP-30/gluconolactonase/LRE family protein has translation MSIGVTFNFKRLVAPISGAPPSRLFATTALPTLTQLDMPAPHTAINATSIHVCRKRSDRKSTSAHGALKKLQLRSLLACLALGAASVATGAYAGPLPPSSALAYDKQTQGPVPIPVSERGLPTVTAQTWFKASNEGRILEGAIFDREGNLLFCDVSGKRVLRLSPTKQLSIVATIENLSPGGLAFHPDGRLFIAALDLNRNLGAIFAVKPDGTGMQTIIAQDTGFMPNDLAFNKQGGFYFSDFKGISTEPKGGIYYVSPDLSPPVVVLPHLSMANGVTLSPDGKTLWATEFGRNLLHRIDLANATTIATISSSIPYRFTGPSPDSMRVDADGNVYVAIYGQGRVMVFNQIGIPIGQVLLPGREQGHNLLSTSLAIDPHTNTLYSVTSDGDKGQGATIFHAKVFTHGLPPASFK, from the coding sequence ATGAGCATTGGCGTAACGTTCAATTTCAAAAGGCTGGTCGCGCCGATATCCGGCGCGCCCCCCAGCCGGCTATTCGCTACGACCGCTTTACCCACGCTGACACAACTCGACATGCCTGCACCGCACACAGCGATAAACGCGACAAGCATCCATGTCTGTAGGAAACGTTCGGATAGAAAAAGCACCAGTGCTCATGGAGCGCTCAAAAAACTCCAGCTCCGCAGCCTGCTGGCCTGTCTGGCCCTTGGCGCCGCCAGCGTCGCTACAGGCGCATATGCCGGGCCACTCCCCCCCTCTTCAGCATTGGCCTACGACAAGCAGACCCAAGGCCCAGTACCCATCCCGGTATCGGAACGAGGCCTTCCAACGGTTACTGCTCAAACCTGGTTCAAAGCATCCAACGAAGGACGGATACTGGAAGGCGCCATATTTGACCGCGAGGGCAACCTGCTTTTCTGTGATGTTTCGGGTAAACGCGTACTTCGCCTCTCGCCGACCAAACAGCTTTCAATCGTAGCCACGATAGAGAACCTCTCCCCTGGCGGACTGGCATTTCATCCCGACGGACGTCTGTTCATCGCAGCTCTCGATCTGAACCGCAACCTCGGCGCGATTTTCGCGGTCAAACCCGATGGCACGGGAATGCAAACCATCATCGCGCAAGACACCGGATTCATGCCCAATGACTTGGCGTTCAACAAACAGGGTGGTTTCTACTTCAGTGATTTCAAAGGTATCTCGACCGAGCCAAAGGGCGGGATCTATTACGTTTCTCCCGATCTTTCGCCTCCCGTTGTCGTCTTGCCGCATCTCTCGATGGCCAACGGCGTTACGCTAAGTCCAGACGGAAAAACGCTGTGGGCAACCGAATTTGGCCGCAACCTTCTGCATCGCATCGACCTGGCCAACGCTACTACCATCGCCACCATCAGTTCGTCCATCCCCTACCGTTTCACGGGGCCCTCCCCCGATTCGATGCGGGTCGACGCCGATGGCAATGTCTATGTGGCGATCTATGGGCAAGGTCGTGTAATGGTCTTTAACCAGATCGGTATCCCGATTGGCCAGGTGCTGCTGCCGGGGCGCGAACAAGGGCACAATCTGCTATCGACTAGCCTCGCAATTGATCCCCATACGAACACCTTGTACTCCGTCACCAGTGATGGAGATAAGGGGCAAGGAGCGACAATATTCCACGCCAAGGTGTTTACCCATGGCTTGCCGCCGGCGTCATTCAAATGA
- a CDS encoding pyrroloquinoline quinone-dependent dehydrogenase, which yields MTPIGAEPDSLNAKRDTTKASRWVCRIFAIVLLMLGLALSIGGIILVADAGSAYYLITGLAFITSAVLLWRGDARGIWVYAAMLVWTTAWSLWEVGFNGWQLAPRLIGPFVLGAVLLLPHFTRLKPAPSTRKLPRGWPSFAGGLVAAIALGSVSHAFGPDAPDFPMLRRGVQSQAPAKLPEPLANNERTDWQAYGNDQGGTRFSPLADIDTTNVSKLVKVWEADMAPVNGDLNAIEGTPIMMGSSLYACDGNNGIHAFDAETGKELWRRDISNGVPQSGKPCRGVAYYKVPDANGFCSERIYAPSHNPTLVALDAKTGEYCPGFGNNGAVDLTKGVAPYPHGLFYVSSAPQVIRGKIVVGGGIPDGQYWGGPSGVIRAFDAVTGELAWAFDAGAPNRLGLPPEGQYYTPSTPNSWAPISADEKLGLVYLPVGNATPDAYGGQRRPYDEDISSAVIALDAETGRLRWKFQATHHDIWDYDVASQPTLLNWPTAKGMRPALIQPTKRGEIFVLDRETGEPIKAVEEQPVPQRDIAKGEWLSPTQPASVELPAFRGPQLREKDMWGATPIDQMVCRIMFKQSRYEGQFTPITLDKNVLIDPGSMGGVNWNGISLDVDRGLMIVNWTQVPDRIELVTREEATQRNFRIAPGLDAGGQAEQPMLDTPYGAYRVNFLSQLGIPCNAPPWGLIGAVDLVSGKLIWSKPFGSPRDIGPFGLPTLVSIPIGTPTAGGAVTTRGGLVFIGGAAEHTFRALDAATGRELWSSRLATSANATPMTYRSPVSGRQFVVVAEGGRPHYRTKPGSKLVAFAIPDSK from the coding sequence ATGACCCCTATTGGCGCAGAGCCTGACTCTTTGAATGCCAAGCGCGATACGACAAAAGCCTCGCGATGGGTATGTCGTATCTTTGCCATTGTATTACTGATGCTTGGGCTGGCCCTTTCCATTGGCGGTATCATCTTGGTTGCGGACGCAGGTTCTGCGTACTACCTGATTACCGGGCTGGCCTTCATCACAAGCGCTGTACTTCTCTGGCGCGGCGATGCGCGAGGGATTTGGGTCTATGCCGCAATGCTGGTCTGGACCACGGCCTGGAGTTTGTGGGAGGTGGGTTTTAACGGCTGGCAACTGGCGCCGCGGCTCATTGGTCCGTTTGTTCTCGGCGCAGTACTTCTGCTACCGCATTTCACCCGACTCAAGCCAGCGCCGAGCACCCGGAAACTTCCACGCGGCTGGCCATCGTTTGCCGGCGGTCTGGTCGCAGCAATTGCTTTGGGGAGCGTCAGCCACGCTTTCGGACCCGATGCCCCGGACTTTCCGATGTTGAGACGCGGCGTGCAATCGCAGGCGCCAGCGAAACTACCTGAACCACTGGCCAACAACGAGCGTACCGACTGGCAAGCCTACGGCAATGACCAGGGCGGGACCCGCTTCAGTCCGCTTGCAGACATAGACACAACCAACGTCTCGAAACTGGTCAAAGTCTGGGAAGCCGACATGGCGCCAGTGAACGGCGATCTCAACGCGATCGAAGGCACCCCCATCATGATGGGTAGCTCCCTGTACGCGTGTGATGGCAATAACGGTATCCATGCATTCGATGCGGAAACCGGCAAAGAATTGTGGCGCCGCGACATTTCCAACGGCGTACCGCAGTCGGGCAAACCTTGTCGGGGTGTGGCGTACTACAAAGTGCCTGACGCCAATGGGTTTTGCTCAGAGCGCATCTACGCCCCCAGCCACAACCCCACGCTGGTGGCACTGGATGCGAAAACCGGTGAGTATTGCCCTGGGTTTGGTAACAACGGCGCAGTCGATCTGACAAAGGGCGTCGCACCTTACCCCCATGGCTTGTTCTATGTCAGCTCGGCACCGCAAGTCATCCGCGGCAAGATTGTCGTCGGTGGCGGCATTCCCGACGGGCAATACTGGGGTGGTCCGTCCGGCGTTATCAGGGCGTTTGATGCAGTAACAGGCGAACTCGCCTGGGCCTTTGATGCCGGCGCGCCAAATCGCCTCGGCCTGCCACCTGAAGGACAGTATTACACGCCTTCCACGCCCAACAGCTGGGCCCCGATCAGCGCGGATGAGAAGCTCGGTCTTGTCTATTTGCCAGTGGGCAACGCGACACCTGATGCTTACGGTGGGCAGCGCCGTCCCTATGACGAGGACATCTCCAGTGCGGTGATCGCTCTCGACGCGGAGACTGGTCGACTGCGCTGGAAATTTCAGGCCACGCACCATGACATCTGGGATTATGACGTCGCTTCTCAGCCCACTCTGTTGAATTGGCCTACCGCAAAGGGCATGCGGCCAGCACTGATCCAACCAACCAAGCGCGGCGAGATTTTCGTGCTCGACCGCGAGACTGGCGAGCCGATCAAGGCGGTGGAAGAACAGCCTGTGCCTCAGCGTGATATTGCTAAAGGCGAATGGCTGTCCCCTACCCAACCTGCCTCTGTCGAGCTCCCTGCTTTCAGGGGGCCTCAACTGCGCGAAAAAGACATGTGGGGGGCGACGCCGATCGACCAGATGGTTTGCCGGATCATGTTCAAACAATCGCGCTACGAGGGCCAGTTCACGCCCATCACGCTCGACAAAAATGTCTTGATCGATCCCGGTTCAATGGGGGGTGTGAACTGGAATGGCATCTCGCTGGACGTTGATCGTGGGCTGATGATCGTCAACTGGACTCAGGTCCCTGACCGAATCGAGTTGGTCACACGCGAAGAAGCAACGCAACGCAATTTCAGGATTGCACCGGGTCTGGACGCAGGGGGACAAGCCGAGCAGCCTATGCTTGACACGCCCTACGGTGCTTATCGGGTCAACTTCCTTTCGCAGCTTGGCATTCCTTGCAATGCGCCGCCTTGGGGCCTGATTGGCGCTGTTGATCTTGTCAGTGGCAAGCTCATCTGGTCCAAGCCATTTGGCTCACCGCGTGACATTGGCCCGTTCGGTCTGCCGACCCTGGTCTCCATCCCAATCGGTACACCGACCGCCGGTGGCGCCGTGACGACACGTGGCGGCCTGGTATTTATCGGTGGTGCAGCAGAGCATACGTTCCGTGCCTTGGATGCCGCCACCGGCCGGGAGCTGTGGAGCAGCCGCCTGGCCACCAGCGCCAATGCCACACCCATGACCTACCGCAGTCCTGTGAGCGGAAGGCAATTTGTGGTGGTCGCCGAAGGTGGGCGCCCGCATTATCGTACGAAGCCTGGTTCGAAGCTGGTCGCCTTTGCAATTCCAGACAGCAAGTGA
- the tcuA gene encoding FAD-dependent tricarballylate dehydrogenase TcuA, with amino-acid sequence MVDVLVIGGGNAALCAALMAREAGASVMLLEGSPKVWRGGNSQHTRNLRCMHDAPQDVLVDAYPEEEYWQDLLKVTGGLTNEKLARIAIRASSSCRDWMRSHGVHFQPPLSGALHVARTNAFFMGGGKALVNAYFRSAERLGVKIRYDAQVTDIELENGAFVAAHLAERMVGGQRFPAERIEARACVLAAGGFESNREWLREAWGQNERGEWPSDNFLIRGTRFNTGVLLRRMLDLGADAVGDPTQAHMVAIDARAPLYDGGICTRIDCVSLGVVVNRDGERFYDEGEDFWPKRYAIWGRLVAGQPNQQAYSIIDQQALGRFMPPVFPGTTARTLPELARLLNLPQTQFVKTIEDYNNACHVGTFDHTTLDDCHTEGLIPAKTHWARPLTKPPYYAYPLKPGVTFTYLGLATDETAAVHFDGKASPNLFVAGEMMAGNVLGKGYTAGIGMAIGTAFGRIAGVQAALCAGFGLSPVKSELQHAAV; translated from the coding sequence ATGGTCGACGTTCTGGTGATAGGTGGCGGCAACGCTGCGTTATGTGCCGCATTGATGGCACGAGAGGCTGGCGCCAGCGTGATGCTGCTGGAAGGCTCGCCGAAAGTCTGGCGCGGCGGAAATTCGCAGCACACGCGCAACCTGCGCTGCATGCACGATGCGCCTCAGGATGTGCTGGTCGATGCCTATCCCGAAGAAGAATATTGGCAAGATCTGCTTAAAGTCACCGGTGGTCTTACCAACGAGAAACTGGCGCGCATCGCCATTCGCGCATCGTCATCTTGCCGTGATTGGATGCGTTCACATGGTGTGCACTTTCAGCCGCCCTTGTCGGGTGCTCTTCATGTGGCTCGCACCAACGCGTTTTTCATGGGCGGCGGCAAGGCATTGGTCAATGCCTACTTTCGCAGCGCCGAACGCCTGGGCGTGAAGATCCGTTATGACGCTCAAGTCACCGACATAGAACTGGAAAACGGTGCTTTCGTCGCAGCTCACCTGGCCGAACGCATGGTAGGTGGACAGCGATTCCCAGCGGAGCGTATCGAAGCACGCGCTTGCGTCCTGGCGGCTGGCGGGTTTGAGTCCAACCGTGAATGGTTACGGGAGGCTTGGGGCCAAAACGAGCGTGGTGAATGGCCATCGGACAACTTTCTGATCCGCGGCACTCGCTTCAATACCGGTGTGTTGTTGCGACGAATGCTCGATCTTGGCGCCGATGCAGTTGGCGACCCGACCCAGGCACATATGGTTGCCATCGACGCCCGGGCTCCGCTTTACGACGGCGGTATATGTACCCGCATCGACTGCGTGTCCCTGGGCGTGGTTGTCAACCGCGATGGCGAACGGTTTTACGATGAGGGTGAGGATTTCTGGCCCAAGCGTTATGCGATTTGGGGCCGTCTGGTTGCAGGACAACCCAACCAGCAGGCCTACTCGATTATCGACCAACAGGCGCTTGGCCGCTTCATGCCGCCGGTGTTCCCCGGAACCACAGCCCGGACGTTGCCAGAACTTGCTCGCCTGTTGAACTTGCCGCAAACGCAGTTCGTTAAAACCATCGAAGACTACAACAACGCTTGCCATGTCGGCACGTTCGACCACACCACGCTCGACGACTGCCATACCGAAGGGCTTATTCCCGCCAAGACTCACTGGGCAAGGCCGCTCACCAAACCACCCTACTACGCCTACCCCCTCAAGCCAGGTGTCACCTTTACCTATCTCGGCTTGGCGACCGACGAAACGGCCGCCGTGCACTTTGATGGCAAGGCCAGCCCGAACCTGTTTGTCGCCGGAGAAATGATGGCTGGCAACGTACTAGGCAAGGGTTATACCGCGGGTATTGGCATGGCCATCGGTACCGCCTTCGGACGAATCGCCGGCGTACAGGCCGCGCTTTGTGCGGGGTTTGGCCTTTCTCCTGTGAAATCGGAGCTTCAACATGCAGCTGTTTGA
- the tcuB gene encoding tricarballylate utilization 4Fe-4S protein TcuB, translated as MQLFDPQVSSQLIPVLNLQETEVGRQMTICNACRYCEGFCAVFPAMTRHLEFGQADIHYLANLCHNCGACLSACQYAAPHEFAVNVPKAMAKVRLETYTNYAWPQPLGKLYQRNGLTLALASGAGLALFLSLTLMIMGNLFIAMPDGNFYKIFPHNTLALMFSAVFGFAVLALGIGVRRFWREISPAEAPLPLKASAALEAGANVAQLKYLDGGHGEGCNNADDEFTLWRRRFHHLTFYGFMLCFAATGVATLYHFLLDWSAPYPILSLPVLLGIFGGVGLLIGPAGLLWMNLRRNPQQGDENQKPMDRGFIALLFLVSASGLALLAGRETSALGLLLAIHLGLVMAFFLTMPYSKFAHGIFRSAALLKYTIEKRQPNPISAGGE; from the coding sequence ATGCAGCTGTTTGATCCCCAGGTATCCAGTCAACTGATCCCGGTCCTCAACCTGCAGGAAACCGAAGTCGGACGGCAGATGACCATTTGCAATGCCTGCCGCTATTGCGAAGGTTTCTGTGCCGTATTCCCCGCAATGACCCGGCATCTGGAATTCGGTCAGGCCGACATTCACTACCTGGCGAACCTTTGCCACAACTGCGGCGCATGCCTGTCAGCCTGCCAATACGCTGCCCCGCACGAATTTGCCGTCAACGTGCCCAAAGCCATGGCTAAGGTACGTCTGGAAACCTACACCAATTACGCCTGGCCGCAGCCACTGGGCAAATTGTACCAACGCAACGGCCTTACCTTGGCACTGGCTTCAGGCGCGGGGTTGGCGCTGTTCCTATCGCTGACCTTGATGATCATGGGCAACCTGTTCATTGCCATGCCAGACGGTAACTTCTACAAGATCTTTCCACACAACACGTTGGCACTGATGTTCAGTGCGGTGTTCGGTTTCGCCGTGTTGGCCCTAGGCATCGGCGTGCGTCGATTCTGGCGCGAAATCTCACCCGCCGAGGCACCGCTGCCGTTGAAAGCCAGTGCAGCACTGGAGGCCGGCGCCAACGTCGCACAACTCAAGTACCTGGACGGCGGACATGGGGAAGGCTGCAACAACGCTGACGACGAATTCACCCTCTGGCGCCGCCGCTTTCATCACCTCACTTTCTACGGGTTCATGTTGTGCTTCGCAGCCACGGGCGTTGCCACCCTTTATCACTTTTTGCTGGATTGGTCGGCGCCGTACCCGATTTTGAGCCTGCCGGTATTGCTCGGCATTTTCGGTGGTGTAGGTCTGTTGATCGGCCCGGCAGGTTTGCTCTGGATGAATTTGCGGCGTAACCCGCAACAGGGTGATGAGAACCAGAAACCCATGGACCGTGGCTTCATCGCGCTCTTGTTCCTGGTCAGCGCCAGCGGCCTGGCATTGCTTGCTGGGCGCGAAACCAGTGCGTTGGGCCTGTTGCTTGCGATCCATCTGGGCCTGGTCATGGCGTTCTTCCTGACCATGCCCTACAGCAAATTCGCCCACGGCATATTCCGCAGCGCTGCGTTGCTGAAATACACCATTGAAAAACGCCAGCCCAACCCGATCAGTGCGGGCGGCGAATGA